In a genomic window of Quercus lobata isolate SW786 chromosome 4, ValleyOak3.0 Primary Assembly, whole genome shotgun sequence:
- the LOC115986380 gene encoding putative disease resistance protein RGA3 has translation MADELLIELFKLVGPIVLEVTKQEINLLVGVDDEVQKLQGRLGFIKAMLENAEERHAVKQRTEKLWLEKIQNQYYEMDDILDAWNTARVRAKIEKEEGKPADTNSLAVVKKKVCSFFLMLFSCCFDLPLRHDVGHMIRKLNEKLDMIVKDKATCGIDCNRQPDVVERPTTTSFGDVSEIIGRDIYRDDPLRNLLGVGSLEETNSYRVISLVGMGGIGKTTLALLAFNHLDVQAHFQKRMWICVSDPFDQCKVAKAIINKIDPSHEHGPLNDSDLEDLLLKIHDLIKEKKYFLVLDDVWFEDSQKWEPFKRALKNGVHGSRILVTTRKQIVAKSTGSDLIINLDVLSSKDCWLIFSKLAFSNEEGLGYLEEPGRKLATKCKGLPLAAKLLGSLMQNNRSIDQWNEILYSNFWELEDIDNIEKSTLAPLLLSYYELPSAMRRCFLYCSVFAKDYFFHRDQLVLHWMAQGYVESKTNKEMEVIAEAYFEKLAMRSFFQDFKKDEDSDGKIIGCKMHDIVHDFARLMTKNETFETDGNKEIDFQSARHLHLKISKEMQFLKSIYGAKNLRTLFLLSHERYYKYYKFEMLLLNSIHSFKCLRTLILDHPIERLPNAVEDLMHLRYLHISENVEIGELPETFCNLCNLQTLNIWVDKSFKKLPQGMGKLINLRHLIFHGVHMYDVVFPKGIGKLTGLRTLSIFNIGDKDDSEGCKLGELKNLNELRGTLTINGMKNVENVDEAQNAQFKDKIHLRGLVLIWYPEYIKPRVENDVKVLSALEPPPYLQYLKIMGYMGNTIYPNWMMSWTTLKKLELHSCLFLEHLPSLGQLPFLEVLAIERLWEVKKVGDEFLGIEDSKEKKDIFPNLKSLKFDVLSNWEEWIVTNPIIMPRLQSFKILGCEKLKSLPDDLFTASSLKELEIVGSPLLEERYRRGTGENWPKISHISNIRLGRKYLQIDGKPDDYQRCLYFGGGPSDESEFEVEVDSDEGPEICEVDR, from the exons ATGGCTGATGAACTGCTCATTGAACTCTTCAAGCTGGTGGGTCCAATCGTTTTAGAGGTTACGAAGCAAGAGATCAACTTGCTAGTTGGCGTTGATGACGAAGTCCAAAAGCTTCAAGGGAGGCTCGGATTCATCAAGGCAATGCTGGAAAATGCTGAGGAAAGACATGCTGTGAAGCAGCGTACTGAGAAGCTTTGGTTAGAGAAGATCCAAAATCAGTACTATGAGATGGATGACATCTTGGACGCTTGGAACACTGCAAGGGTCAGAGCAAagattgagaaagaagaaggaaaaccaGCTGATACTAACTCTCTCGCTGTTGTCAAGAAGAAGGTATGCTCCTTCTTCCTCATGTTGTTTTCATGTTGTTTTGACCTTCCTCTGCGTCATGATGTTGGTCACATGATTAGAAAACTGAATGAAAAGTTAGATATGATTGTCAAAGACAAAGCAACCTGTGGGATTGACTGTAATAGGCAACCTGATGTAGTTGAGCGACCAACAACTACGTCCTTTGGGGATGTGTCCGAAATAATAGGCCGTGATATCTATAGGGATGATCCACTAAGGAACCTGTTAGGTGTGGGTAGTCTAGAAGAAACAAATTCTTATCGTGTCATCTCCTTAGTGGGTATGGGCGGTATTGGAAAAACAACTCTTGCCCTATTAGCCTTCAATCATCTTGATGTGCAAGcccattttcaaaaaagaatgtGGATTTGTGTTTCTGATCCTTTTGATCAGTGCAAGGTTGCCAAAGCAATCATTAATAAGATTGACCCTAGCCATGAACATGGACCCCTCAATGATAGTGATTTGGAAGATCTCTTGCTTAAAATTCATGATTTGATTAAGGAGAAGAAGTATTTTCTTGTCTTAGATGATGTGTGGTTTGAAGACTCCCAAAAATGGGAGCCGTTCAAACGTGCTCTAAAAAATGGTGTTCATGGTAGTAGAATTCTAGTAACCACACGTAAACAAATAGTTGCGAAGAGTACAGGGAGTGACCTCATTATAAATTTGGACGTATTGTCTAGTAAAGACTGTTGGTTGATTTTTAGTAAACTAGCGTTTTCTAATGAGGAGGGACTTGGGTATCTCGAAGAACCTGGTAGAAAACTAGCAACTAAGTGTAAAGGCTTACCGCTCGCTGCAAAGCTTCTAGGTAGCCTCATGCAGAACAACAGAAGTATAGATCAATGGAATGAGATTTTGTATAGCAATTTTTGGGAATTGGAAGATATTGATAATATTGAAAAAAGCACTTTGGCACCATTGCTTTTGAGTTATTATGAACTACCCTCAGCAATGAGACGTTGTTTCTTATATTGTTCTGTCTTTGCAAAAGATTATTTCTTTCATAGAGATCAATTGGTCCTCCACTGGATGGCACAAGGATATGTTGAGTCAAAGACAAATAAGGAGATGGAAGTCATAGCGGAAGCATACTTTGAAAAGTTGGCCATGCGCTCTTTCTTCCAAGATTTCAAGAAAGATGAAGATAGTGATGGCAAGATAATAGGTTGCAAAATGCATGATATAGTGCATGACTTTGCTCGATTAATGACAAAAAATGAAACCTTCGAAACCGATGGTAATAAGGAGATAGATTTTCAAAGTGCTCGTCATctacatttaaaaatttcaaaagaaatgcAATTTCTTAAATCCATATATGGTGCAAAAAATCTACgcactctctttcttctttcgcATGAGAGGTATTATAAGTATTATAAGTTTGAGATGCTCTTGTTGAACTCAATCCATAGTTTTAAATGTTTAAGAACATTAATTTTGGATCATCCAATTGAGAGACTTCCAAATGCGGTGGAAGATTTGATGCATTTAAGGTATCTTCATATATCTGAGAATGTTGAAATAGGAGAATTGCCCGAAACCTTTTGCAATCTATGTAATTTACAAACTTTGAATATCTGGGTTGATAAGTCTTTCAAGAAATTACCACAGGGGATGGGTAAACTAATTAACTTAAGACATCTTATATTTCATGGTGTTCATATGTACGATGTGGTATTTCCAAAAGGGATTGGGAAATTAACTGGTCTTAGAACATTAAGTATATTCAACATAGGTGATAAGGATGATAGTGAAGGATGTAAACTTGGAgagttaaaaaatttgaatgagCTTCGGGGGACTCTTACAATAAATGGGatgaaaaatgtggaaaatgTAGATGAGGCTCAGAATGCACAATTCAAAGATAAAATACATCTCCGTGGATTGGTGCTAATATGGTATCCCGAATATATTAAGCCTAGGGTGGAGAATGACGTAAAAGTATTGAGTGCCTTAGAGCCACCACCATACttgcaatatttaaaaattatgggCTACATGGGCAACACAATTTATCCTAATTGGATGATGTCATGGACGACACTGAAAAAGCTTGAACTTCATAGCTGCCTATTTTTAGAGCATTTGCCTTCTTTGGGGCAGTTGccattccttgaagtattagCGATAGAGAGGCTTTGGGAAGTGAAGAAGGTGGGAGATGAATTTCTGGGAATAGAAGAttccaaagaaaagaaagacatATTCCCAAACCTGAAATCTCTCAAATTTGACGTCTTGTCCAACTGGGAAGAATGGATTGTTACAAATCCGATAATAATGCCACGTCTTCAGTCCTTCAAAATTTTGGGCTGCGAAAAACTAAAGTCTCTGCCAGACGACTTGTTTACTGCTTCATCATTGAAGGAATTGGAAATTGTTGGTTCACCGCTTCTCGAAGAACGTTACCGTAGAGGGACCGGAGAGAACTGGCCCAAGATTTCTCACATCTCTAACATCAGATTGGGTAGGAAGTATTTGCAAATAGACGGTAAACCCGATGATTATCAAAG ATGCTTGTATTTTGGGGGTGGCCCATCTGATGAGTCTGAGTTTGAGGTGGAAGTAGACAGTGATGAGGGTCCAGAGATCTGTGAAGTAGACAGATAA